In the Pseudoliparis swirei isolate HS2019 ecotype Mariana Trench chromosome 21, NWPU_hadal_v1, whole genome shotgun sequence genome, one interval contains:
- the tbc1d14 gene encoding TBC1 domain family member 14 isoform X4, translating into MVAHAKKRELKEAQKRRKQLEDRCKLEESIGTAAQTWNQEILPNWTTLCTSRRVRDLWWQGLPPSVRGKVWSLAVGNELNITHELYSICLSRAREKWSSTPSHSLETEPEDPGSSDRESSLELIKLDISRTFPHLCIFQQGGPYHDVLHSILGAYTCYRPDVGYVQGMSFIAAVLILNLDTADAFIAFANLLNKPCQMAFFRVDHSLMLTYFAAFEVFFEENLPKLFAHFHKNNLTPDIYLIDWIFTLYSKSLPLDLACRVWDVFCRDSEEFLFRTGLGLLRRYQDVLTTMDFIHMAQFLTRLPEQLPAEQLFQHIAAVHMTSRNRKWAQVLQALQKDPERGGSPVLKR; encoded by the exons ATGGTGGCCCATGCCAAGAAGAGAG AGTTGAAGGAGGCTCAGAAGAGAAGGAAGCAGCTGGAGGATCGCTGTAAGCTGGAGGAGAGCATCGGCACCGCCGCCCAGACCTGGAACCAGGAGATCCTGCCCAACTGGACCACACT GTGCACATCTCGACGAGTCAGGGACCTCTGGTGGCAGGGCCTCCCCCCCAGCGTGAGGGGCAAGGTGTGGAGCCTGGCCGTGGGCAACGAGCTCAACATCACACATG AGCTGTACAGCATCTGTCTGTCCCGGGCCAGGGAGAAGTGGAGCAGCACTCCTTCACATTCCTTAGAGACGGAACCTGAAG ATCCCGGCTCGTCGGATCGGGAGTCGAGTCTGGAGCTCATCAAGCTGGACATCTCCAGGACCTTCCCCCACCTGTGCATCTTCCAGCAG GGCGGGCCATATCATGACGTACTGCACAGCATTCTGGGAGCATACACTTGTTACAGGCCAGACGTTGGCTAc gtgcaggGGATGTCGTTCATCGCAGCCGTGCTGATCCTGAACCTCGACACAGCCGACGCTTTTATAGCTTTCGCTAACCTGCTCAACAAACCCTGTCAGATGGCCTTCTTCAGAGTGGACCACAGCCTt atGTTGACGTACTTTGCTGCATTCGAGGTGTTCTTCGAAGAGAACCTCCCGAAGCTCTTTGCACATTTCCACAAGAACAACCTGACGCCCGACATCTACCTGATCGACTG gatCTTCACCCTGTACAGCAAGTCCCTGCCGCTGGACCTGGCGTGCCGGGTCTGGGACGTGTTCTGCCGGGACAGCGAGGAGTTCCTGTTCCGCACGGGCCTGGGCCTGCTGCGCCGGTACCAGGACGTGCTGACCACCATGGACTTCATCCACATGGCCCAGTTCCTGACCCGGCTGCCCGAGCAGCTGCCCGCCGAGCAGCTCTTCCAGCACATCGCCGCCGTTCACATGACCAGCCGCAACAGGAAGTGGGCGCAG gtcctGCAGGCGCTGCAGAAAGACCCGGAGCGAGGCGGCAGCCCGGTGCTGAAGCGCTGA
- the tbc1d14 gene encoding TBC1 domain family member 14 isoform X3 → MEYETKSGRAGPGNPISPRHGVRRNLDFEPLSTTALILEDRPANLPAKPAEEAQKHRLQYEEMVAHAKKRELKEAQKRRKQLEDRCKLEESIGTAAQTWNQEILPNWTTLCTSRRVRDLWWQGLPPSVRGKVWSLAVGNELNITHELYSICLSRAREKWSSTPSHSLETEPEDPGSSDRESSLELIKLDISRTFPHLCIFQQGGPYHDVLHSILGAYTCYRPDVGYVQGMSFIAAVLILNLDTADAFIAFANLLNKPCQMAFFRVDHSLMLTYFAAFEVFFEENLPKLFAHFHKNNLTPDIYLIDWIFTLYSKSLPLDLACRVWDVFCRDSEEFLFRTGLGLLRRYQDVLTTMDFIHMAQFLTRLPEQLPAEQLFQHIAAVHMTSRNRKWAQVLQALQKDPERGGSPVLKR, encoded by the exons ATG GAATATGAAACGAAGAGTGGCAGAGCTGGACCTGGCAACCCGATCTCCCCCCGGCACGGTGTGAGGAGAAACCTGGACTTTGAGCCGCTCTCCACCACCGCACTCATACTGGAGGACAGGCCTgc CAATCTGCCTGCCAAGCCGGCCGAGGAGGCTCAGAAACACCGGCTGCAGTATGAGGAGATGGTGGCCCATGCCAAGAAGAGAG AGTTGAAGGAGGCTCAGAAGAGAAGGAAGCAGCTGGAGGATCGCTGTAAGCTGGAGGAGAGCATCGGCACCGCCGCCCAGACCTGGAACCAGGAGATCCTGCCCAACTGGACCACACT GTGCACATCTCGACGAGTCAGGGACCTCTGGTGGCAGGGCCTCCCCCCCAGCGTGAGGGGCAAGGTGTGGAGCCTGGCCGTGGGCAACGAGCTCAACATCACACATG AGCTGTACAGCATCTGTCTGTCCCGGGCCAGGGAGAAGTGGAGCAGCACTCCTTCACATTCCTTAGAGACGGAACCTGAAG ATCCCGGCTCGTCGGATCGGGAGTCGAGTCTGGAGCTCATCAAGCTGGACATCTCCAGGACCTTCCCCCACCTGTGCATCTTCCAGCAG GGCGGGCCATATCATGACGTACTGCACAGCATTCTGGGAGCATACACTTGTTACAGGCCAGACGTTGGCTAc gtgcaggGGATGTCGTTCATCGCAGCCGTGCTGATCCTGAACCTCGACACAGCCGACGCTTTTATAGCTTTCGCTAACCTGCTCAACAAACCCTGTCAGATGGCCTTCTTCAGAGTGGACCACAGCCTt atGTTGACGTACTTTGCTGCATTCGAGGTGTTCTTCGAAGAGAACCTCCCGAAGCTCTTTGCACATTTCCACAAGAACAACCTGACGCCCGACATCTACCTGATCGACTG gatCTTCACCCTGTACAGCAAGTCCCTGCCGCTGGACCTGGCGTGCCGGGTCTGGGACGTGTTCTGCCGGGACAGCGAGGAGTTCCTGTTCCGCACGGGCCTGGGCCTGCTGCGCCGGTACCAGGACGTGCTGACCACCATGGACTTCATCCACATGGCCCAGTTCCTGACCCGGCTGCCCGAGCAGCTGCCCGCCGAGCAGCTCTTCCAGCACATCGCCGCCGTTCACATGACCAGCCGCAACAGGAAGTGGGCGCAG gtcctGCAGGCGCTGCAGAAAGACCCGGAGCGAGGCGGCAGCCCGGTGCTGAAGCGCTGA
- the ccl36.1 gene encoding C-C motif chemokine 36.1, with product MNLSRRRYVSIFTRATMRTARLLLLCMLGYALLSSVTCNNGSGPDDCCFRTYPWKLSRKLIRSYYLTDYRCAMPAAILVTKKGRHICVDPKLSWVRNIMKRVDQDAF from the exons ATGAACCTCTCGCGTAGACGATACGTCTCCATCTTCACACGAGCCACCATGAGGACCGCTCGCCTCCTCCTGctgtgcatgctgggatacgCGCTGCTCTCCTCGGTGACCTGCAACA ATGGAAGCGGGCCCGACGACTGCTGCTTCAGGACGTACCCCTGGAAGCTGAGCAGGAAGCTCATCCGCTCCTACTACCTCACGGACTACCGGTGCGCCATGCCGGCAGCCAT CCTGGTGACAAAGAAGGGGCGTCACATCTGTGTGGATCCCAAGCTGTCCTGGGTCAGGAACATCATGAAGCGCGTGGACCAAGACGCCTTCTGA
- the tbc1d14 gene encoding TBC1 domain family member 14 isoform X2, which produces MMATPSLLLYADRSMFARRVTDSRPAEQRDAGWKLFGKIPPREGAAKDPKKIQKEYETKSGRAGPGNPISPRHGVRRNLDFEPLSTTALILEDRPANLPAKPAEEAQKHRLQYEEMVAHAKKRELKEAQKRRKQLEDRCKLEESIGTAAQTWNQEILPNWTTLCTSRRVRDLWWQGLPPSVRGKVWSLAVGNELNITHELYSICLSRAREKWSSTPSHSLETEPEDPGSSDRESSLELIKLDISRTFPHLCIFQQGGPYHDVLHSILGAYTCYRPDVGYVQGMSFIAAVLILNLDTADAFIAFANLLNKPCQMAFFRVDHSLMLTYFAAFEVFFEENLPKLFAHFHKNNLTPDIYLIDWIFTLYSKSLPLDLACRVWDVFCRDSEEFLFRTGLGLLRRYQDVLTTMDFIHMAQFLTRLPEQLPAEQLFQHIAAVHMTSRNRKWAQVLQALQKDPERGGSPVLKR; this is translated from the exons ATGATGGCCACCCCATCACTTCTCCTGTACGCCGACAG GAGCATGTTTGCCAGGCGGGTGACGGACAGCCGGCCGGCGGAGCAGAGGGACGCCGGCTGGAAGCTGTTTGGGAAAATCCCGCCGCGGGAGGGCGCCGCCAAGGACCCGAAGAAAATCCAGAAG GAATATGAAACGAAGAGTGGCAGAGCTGGACCTGGCAACCCGATCTCCCCCCGGCACGGTGTGAGGAGAAACCTGGACTTTGAGCCGCTCTCCACCACCGCACTCATACTGGAGGACAGGCCTgc CAATCTGCCTGCCAAGCCGGCCGAGGAGGCTCAGAAACACCGGCTGCAGTATGAGGAGATGGTGGCCCATGCCAAGAAGAGAG AGTTGAAGGAGGCTCAGAAGAGAAGGAAGCAGCTGGAGGATCGCTGTAAGCTGGAGGAGAGCATCGGCACCGCCGCCCAGACCTGGAACCAGGAGATCCTGCCCAACTGGACCACACT GTGCACATCTCGACGAGTCAGGGACCTCTGGTGGCAGGGCCTCCCCCCCAGCGTGAGGGGCAAGGTGTGGAGCCTGGCCGTGGGCAACGAGCTCAACATCACACATG AGCTGTACAGCATCTGTCTGTCCCGGGCCAGGGAGAAGTGGAGCAGCACTCCTTCACATTCCTTAGAGACGGAACCTGAAG ATCCCGGCTCGTCGGATCGGGAGTCGAGTCTGGAGCTCATCAAGCTGGACATCTCCAGGACCTTCCCCCACCTGTGCATCTTCCAGCAG GGCGGGCCATATCATGACGTACTGCACAGCATTCTGGGAGCATACACTTGTTACAGGCCAGACGTTGGCTAc gtgcaggGGATGTCGTTCATCGCAGCCGTGCTGATCCTGAACCTCGACACAGCCGACGCTTTTATAGCTTTCGCTAACCTGCTCAACAAACCCTGTCAGATGGCCTTCTTCAGAGTGGACCACAGCCTt atGTTGACGTACTTTGCTGCATTCGAGGTGTTCTTCGAAGAGAACCTCCCGAAGCTCTTTGCACATTTCCACAAGAACAACCTGACGCCCGACATCTACCTGATCGACTG gatCTTCACCCTGTACAGCAAGTCCCTGCCGCTGGACCTGGCGTGCCGGGTCTGGGACGTGTTCTGCCGGGACAGCGAGGAGTTCCTGTTCCGCACGGGCCTGGGCCTGCTGCGCCGGTACCAGGACGTGCTGACCACCATGGACTTCATCCACATGGCCCAGTTCCTGACCCGGCTGCCCGAGCAGCTGCCCGCCGAGCAGCTCTTCCAGCACATCGCCGCCGTTCACATGACCAGCCGCAACAGGAAGTGGGCGCAG gtcctGCAGGCGCTGCAGAAAGACCCGGAGCGAGGCGGCAGCCCGGTGCTGAAGCGCTGA